The following DNA comes from Petrotoga sibirica DSM 13575.
CCAAGTCGGAAACTCACCAGCAAAGTTTTCTATTAAAATACCAAAGAATCTTTCTAAAGACCCAAATATTGCTCTATGAATCATAACCGGCCTTTTTTGTTCATCGTTTTCATCTGCGTACACAATGTCAAACCTTTCGGGCATCTGAAAATCAAGCTGAATCGTGGTACATTGCCATTTTCTCCCAAGGGAATCTGTAACGTTAAAGTCTATTTTGGGACCATAAAAAGCCCCTTCCCCCTCGTCTATTCTATATTTCATATTGGTCTTTTCCAACGCCTTTTTTAAAGCATCGGTAGCCTTTTCCCAACTTTCAATATCTCCCATATGATCTTCAGGCATAGTACTTAAGATGGCTTCGTATTTAAAACCAAATGTTGAAAATATTTCGTTGGTTAGTTGTATAACTTTTATTATTTCTTCCTCCATTTGTGACTGCATGCAGAATATATGCGCGTCATCTTGAGTGAAAGCTCTGACTCTAAAAAGACCGTGCAAAACCCCACTTCTTTCGTAGCGATGTACTTTACCAAATTCAAACATTCTTATTGGTAAGTCTCTGTAACTGACAAAGTTATTCTTATATATCAATATATGCCCTGGGCAATTCATCGGTTTGACTGCCATAGGCATATCTTCTTTCTCAGTGAAAAACATATTCTCTTTGTAATGATCCCAATGCCCAGATTGATGCCATAATTTAATATTCATGATTTGAGGGGTTTCTACCTCTTCGTATCCATATTTTTTATGAACTTGGCGAGAGTAAGCCATCAATTCATTTAAAATTATCTTACCATTCGGTAGGAAAAAAGGCATACCAGGAGCCATCTCAGATTGTAACATGAATAAATTCAATTTTGGGCCTAATTTTCTGTGATCTCTTTTTTTTGCCTCTTCCAACATGTTTAAGTAATCGTCAAGTTGTTTATTTTTGGGGAAGGCGGTGGCATATATCCTTTGAAGCATCTTGTTCTTTTCGTCTCCCCGCCAATAAGCTCCAGATACTGAAAGAAGCTTAAAATATTTAACATAACCAGTAGAAGGAAGATGAGGCCCCCTGCACAGATCATAGAAATCCCCTTGAAAATAAACTGAAACAGTGTCTTCTTCTAGTTCCCCAATTAATTCCAGTTTGTAAGGTTGATCCTGGAATAATTCAATAGCCTCTTTTTTATTTACTTCTTTTCTAATAATTTTTATATCTTCTTTTATAATCTTTTTCATTTCCTCTTCTATCTTTGAAAAATCTTCTTCTGAAAGGTTGTATCCTTCAATATCAAAATCGTAATAAAAGCCGTTTTCAATAACCGGCCCTATAGCTAATTTGACTCTATCCTCTCCGAAAATCCGTACCACCGCCTGGGCCATAATATGAGCCATCGTATGTCTGTATATTTTTGGAGCTATTTCATCATCCAAAGTTATTAACTTAATAGTTGAATCCTGCATTATAGGGGTATTCAAATCTTTTAATTCACCGTTAATTTCAGCTGCTATAGCTTTTCTGTACAGCCCTTGGGATATACTTTTGGCAATTTCTGCAGGGGTAATCCCATCTTTAAATTCCTCAACAGAATCATCTGGAAAAGTTATTCTAACCATTTAATCACCTCTAACAATAATGGAATTTTATAAAGTTAAACTTTCAAGTTTTTCTTTGAGATCTTTTTCTAGGAGCTTATCTATTATTTCATCTAAATCTCCATCAAGTATTTCGTTTATTCTATGAGTGGTATAGTGAATTCTATGATCTGTAACCCTG
Coding sequences within:
- the thrS gene encoding threonine--tRNA ligase; translation: MVRITFPDDSVEEFKDGITPAEIAKSISQGLYRKAIAAEINGELKDLNTPIMQDSTIKLITLDDEIAPKIYRHTMAHIMAQAVVRIFGEDRVKLAIGPVIENGFYYDFDIEGYNLSEEDFSKIEEEMKKIIKEDIKIIRKEVNKKEAIELFQDQPYKLELIGELEEDTVSVYFQGDFYDLCRGPHLPSTGYVKYFKLLSVSGAYWRGDEKNKMLQRIYATAFPKNKQLDDYLNMLEEAKKRDHRKLGPKLNLFMLQSEMAPGMPFFLPNGKIILNELMAYSRQVHKKYGYEEVETPQIMNIKLWHQSGHWDHYKENMFFTEKEDMPMAVKPMNCPGHILIYKNNFVSYRDLPIRMFEFGKVHRYERSGVLHGLFRVRAFTQDDAHIFCMQSQMEEEIIKVIQLTNEIFSTFGFKYEAILSTMPEDHMGDIESWEKATDALKKALEKTNMKYRIDEGEGAFYGPKIDFNVTDSLGRKWQCTTIQLDFQMPERFDIVYADENDEQKRPVMIHRAIFGSLERFFGILIENFAGEFPTWLSPVQVSILPVSEKFNEEAKKFSRILEQEGIRVYVNDSDATVGYKIRNEQMKKVPYMIVFGEKEVNSDTINIRTRKGDTIENVSKERFIEKIKKEIKNRNLDLTF